One segment of Setaria viridis chromosome 4, Setaria_viridis_v4.0, whole genome shotgun sequence DNA contains the following:
- the LOC117852937 gene encoding uncharacterized protein → MLEDFFTLTEMKDGISTAARIAELISEIQKLKDAAEINTADMIRQCSTAANTLASTKNEECLQHFVQLNGVGFLNHWLQDAQNCGEKVSSSAEDLIVAILTALECLPINSEHSTSCGVMSTVNHLLAHGNAVINQKARALCQKWSTVPKYGANAEHFNTEEACQTDQKSPEVSLKTEIDKQSVANEVENTVDEPKPEVTTCSDAPLPDPSLTNDNTDATKQPLGPASPNLSNGKTTLGDSKNLVPSPTSTCHVGLEDGQSITKETSASNDVDLSANGILRSNSINAKSGSGQDAPSDATPAAMSVEPNKPQRLFVSSKKDLEDNIVSTSSCIKESEPFAAGRPHLEKDTADTLNHLAVVTRELQDLSEESTGKEEGPTPSSSTDDMGMGSDYILKRCMKSFGGSSKATDTKSTVLKGEKSTRLTEYDDTDALEVARLVAIEVEREVIDYRGPFCGSPDINSRNADSPDLEARRQPVPDELNDNKSSSTGADSGSSSSLKEDGSGITDGSGPLSRKHTRRVELGNLDLNENQCPEEADCNPKSILSNSVNLSMPKAVAASRGSSVFPARLHFEGELGWKGSAATSAFRPASPRRTPDAEKSLSASSHKTSNVLFDLNVADSDSATSGEPLSTAILPASSDLASKGASTAVGVSGGLKLDLNFSCGDEEDVTTASNLPPLWNRQQFNGNWSQPSSSSSSRQPAVRNFDLNDSMSIADGSGRGMDGSSVKALAKDTSDHSAVTIMGKRIIVGQQEHGQHYQHNFLGLSAESRVPARSIQSFAHTSDYNGVSYPSQPAMPFPPAFFAPGGVPYMVDAKGAPVIPPLSGLSLGISHPSFNTRATPPSSNELSYYHPSMDFNYRLPSEGARREAGSYWPVSYQGHTVFMDERMRNMSQGGSSGLVTKRKEPESGWDMYSRR, encoded by the coding sequence ATGCTTGAGGATTTCTTCACTCTTACCGAGATGAAGGATGGCATTTCAACTGCTGCAAGAATCGCGGAGCTTATATCTGAGATCCAGAAGCTAAAGGATGCTGCTGAGATTAACACAGCCGACATGATAAGGCAATGTTCTACGGCTGCAAACACATTAGCATCCACCAAAAATGAAGAGTGTCTTCAACATTTCGTTCAGCTCAACGGTGTTGGCTTCCTAAACCATTGGCTTCAGGATGCTCAAAATTGTGGCGAGAAGGTCAGCAGTTCAGCTGAGGATCTAATAGTTGCAATATTAACTGCGTTGGAGTGCCTTCCAATCAATAGTGAGCACTCAACTTCTTGTGGAGTTATGTCTACCGTTAATCACCTACTTGCCCATGGAAATGCTGTGATCAACCAAAAGGCCAGAGCACTCTGTCAGAAGTGGAGCACTGTACCAAAATATGGTGCAAATGCTGAACATTTTAATACAGAGGAGGCATGCCAGACTGATCAGAAGTCTCCAGAAGTTAGCCTCAAGACAGAAATTGACAAACAGAGTGTAGCAAACGAAGTTGAAAATACTGTTGATGAACCAAAACCTGAGGTGACAACTTGTTCAGATGCACCTTTGCCTGATCCTTCTCTAACCAATGATAATACAGATGCAACAAAGCAACCACTGGGGCCGGCATCACCAAATTTGTCAAATGGAAAGACGACATTAGGAGATTCGAAGAACTTGGTACCATCCCCTACATCCACATGTCATGTGGGTTTAGAAGATGGACAGTCCATTACCAAGGAAACTTCTGCTTCAAATGATGTAGATTTGTCCGCTAATGGCATACTCCGATCAAACTCTATCAATGCAAAGAGTGGTTCTGGGCAAGATGCACCTTCAGATGCTACTCCAGCGGCCATGTCTGTAGAGCCTAATAAACCTCAAAGGCTGTTTGTTAGTAGCAAAAAGGATTTGGAGGATAATATTGTTTCAACTAGCTCATGTATCAAGGAATCTGAGCCATTTGCAGCAGGTAGACCACATCTGGAGAAGGATACAGCAGATACTTTAAACCATCTTGCTGTTGTAACCCGTGAGTTGCAAGATTTGTCTGAGGAAAGTACAGGCAAAGAAGAGGGACCTACACCATCATCTAGTACAGATGATATGGGCATGGGCAGTGATTATATATTGAAGAGATGCATGAAGAGTTTTGGGGGTTCCTCGAAGGCAACAGACACAAAATCAACTGTATTGAAAGGGGAGAAATCAACACGACTAACAGAGTATGATGATACAGATGCACTAGAAGTAGCACGTCTGGTAGCTATTGAGGTAGAACGGGAGGTCATCGACTACAGAGGGCCCTTTTGTGGTTCTCCTGATATTAATTCCAGGAATGCTGATAGTCCTGACTTGGAAGCACGGCGGCAGCCTGTACCTGATGAACTGAATGACAATAAATCTTCCTCTACAGGTGCTGATTCAGGAAGTTCCTCATCTCTTAAGGAGGATGGATCAGGCATTACAGATGGCAGTGGTCCGTTGAGTAGGAAACATACACGGCGTGTGGAACTGGGGAACTTAGACCTCAATGAAAATCAGTGTCCTGAGGAAGCTGACTGTAATCCAAAGTCCATCCTTAGTAATTCTGTCAATTTGTCAATGCCTAAAGCTGTGGCTGCTTCAAGAGGCTCATCTGTGTTTCCAGCTCGACTCCACTTTGAAGGTGAACTTGGCTGGAAAGGCTCCGCTGCAACCAGTGCCTTTCGACCAGCTTCACCTCGACGGACTCCCGATGCAGAGAAGTCCCTATCAGCTTCTTCACATAAAACAAGCAACGTGTTGTTTGATTTAAATGTAGCTGACAGTGATAGTGCTACGTCTGGTGAGCCACTCTCAACAGCAATCCTGCCAGCTTCATCTGACCTAGCTTCCAAGGGTGCTTCTACAGCAGTTGGTGTGAGCGGAGGACTGAAACTTGACCTTAATTTCTCATGtggtgatgaggaagatgtaACCACTGCAAGCAATTTACCGCCACTGTGGAACCGCCAACAGTTCAATGGCAACTGGAGccagccttcttcctcctcatcttcgAGGCAACCTGCAGTCAGAAACTTCGACTTGAATGACAGCATGTCAATCGCTGATGGTTCTGGACGAGGAATGGATGGGTCTTCTGTCAAGGCTCTTGCAAAGGATACATCTGACCATTCTGCCGTCACAATTATGGGTAAGAGGATAATTGTTGGGCAGCAAGAACATGGGCAACACTACCAGCATAACTTTCTGGGACTGAGTGCGGAATCAAGAGTTCCTGCGAGATCTATTCAGTCATTTGCACATACTTCTGATTATAATGGTGTCAGTTATCCATCTCAACCTGCTATGCCTTTCCCGCCAGCTTTCTTTGCCCCCGGAGGCGTTCCGTACATGGTTGATGCAAAGGGTGCACCAGTCATACCACCACTATCAGGCTTAAGCCTGGGCATTTCTCATCCATCTTTCAACACCAGAGCAACCCCACCCTCATCTAATGAATTGAGTTACTATCATCCTAGCATGGATTTCAATTACAGACTGCCATCTGAAGGTGCACGTAGGGAAGCAGGAAGCTACTGGCCTGTGTCCTACCAGGGTCACACCGTCTTTATGGATGAACGCATGAGGAATATGTCACAGGGTGGCAGTTCCGGGTTGGTGACGAAGCGAAAAGAGCCAGAATCCGGTTGGGATATGTACTCGCGTCGTTGA